One genomic region from Clarias gariepinus isolate MV-2021 ecotype Netherlands chromosome 22, CGAR_prim_01v2, whole genome shotgun sequence encodes:
- the pard6b gene encoding partitioning defective 6 homolog beta, translating into MNKNHRVPSSRSLSAVEVKSKFGAEFRRFSLDRSKPGRFDEFYGLLQHVHRIPNVELLVGYADIHGDLLPINNDDNYHKAITTATPLLRLFLQRKEEADYSTFGTNSLTRKKPPLAAVLLRPDAGRKKPAVVISLPRDFRPVSSIIDVDVLPETHRRVRLYKYGQEKPLGFYIRDGSSVRVTPHGLEKAPGIFISRLVPGGLAESTGLLAVNDEVLEVNGIEVAGKSLDQVTDMMIANSHNLIITVKPANQRNNVVRHNNGGGASGSSGRSSDSGASYYSYPAPDAMATTPAHIIQNFHPEEVDSDEDDEDLVIEASRDSRLMPGSGMEASSSMSTLPRYKPHFDLRNSNGTFQPSVMNSSSNAGTLRGPDRGVQTQSLEEDGTVITL; encoded by the exons ATGAACAAAAACCACCGAGTGCCGAGCAGCCGATCTCTGAGCGCCGTGGAGGTGAAGAGCAAG TTCGGAGCGGAGTTCCGACGCTTCTCTCTAGACCGTTCCAAACCAGGCCGCTTCGATGAGTTCTATGGCCTTCTCCAGCACGTGCACCGTATCCCCAACGTGGAGCTGCTGGTGGGCTACGCCGACATCCATGGAGACCTGTTGCCAATCAACAATGACGACAACTACCACAAGGCGATCACCACAGCGACGCCCTTGCTCCGCTTATTCCTGCAGAGGAAAG AGGAGGCGGACTACTCGACATTTGGCACCAACTCTTTGACACGCAAGAAACCTCCCCTTGCTGCAGTGCTCCTGCGCCCTGATGCAGGCAGGAAGAAGCCAGCTGTAGTCATCAGCCTTCCCCGAGACTTCCGTCCTGTCTCATCCATTATCGATGTAGACGTGCTGCCTGAGACACACCGGCGTGTGCGCCTTTACAAATACGGCCAGGAAAAGCCGCTAGGCTTCTACATCCGAGACGGCTCAAGCGTCCGAGTCACTCCTCACGGCCTGGAGAAAGCACCGGGTATCTTTATCTCACGCCTGGTGCCCGGAGGCCTTGCTGAAAGCACAGGCCTGCTCGCCGTCAACGACGAGGTCCTCGAGGTCAACGGTATTGAGGTGGCCGGGAAATCGCTCGACCAGGTCACGGACATGATGATCGCGAACAGCCACAACCTTATCATTACAGTGAAGCCGGCCAACCAGCGCAACAATGTGGTGCGCCACAACAATGGTGGAGGTGCGTCGGGCAGCTCGGGTCGATCCTCAGATAGCGGCGCCAGCTACTACAGCTACCCCGCGCCTGACGCTATGGCGACAACCCCTGCACACATCATCCAGAACTTCCATCCTGAGGAAGTAGACAGcgatgaggatgatgaagacTTGGTGATTGAGGCAAGTAGAGATAGTAGGCTCATGCCGGGGTCAGGGATGGAGGCTAGCTCCAGCATGTCCACCCTGCCTAGGTATAAGCCTCATTTTGATCTTCGAAATTCCAACGGGACCTTTCAGCCTTCCGTTATGAACAGCAGCAGCAACGCAGGGACACTGAGGGGCCCTGATCGAGGTGTGCAGACGCAGAGCTTGGAAGAGGACGGCACAGTTATTACACTCTAG